The following proteins are encoded in a genomic region of Streptomyces gobiensis:
- the aroQ gene encoding type II 3-dehydroquinate dehydratase, translating into MSEQGRRVYVLNGPNLGRLGSREPDVYGSTSYAGLVEQCTTLGKELGFAVEVRETNDEGEMIRWLHEAADGSIPVIINPGAFTHYSYAMRDAAAQRTAPLIEVHISNPYTREEFRHTSVIAAIASGTVAGFGIGSYRLALRALADELKE; encoded by the coding sequence ATGAGCGAGCAGGGACGCCGGGTCTATGTCCTCAACGGCCCCAACCTCGGTCGCCTCGGCTCCCGGGAGCCCGATGTCTATGGCTCCACCTCCTACGCCGGGCTGGTGGAGCAGTGCACCACGCTCGGCAAGGAGCTGGGCTTCGCCGTGGAGGTCCGGGAGACCAACGACGAGGGCGAGATGATCCGCTGGCTCCATGAAGCCGCGGACGGCTCGATTCCGGTCATCATCAACCCCGGAGCGTTCACGCACTACTCCTACGCGATGCGGGACGCCGCCGCCCAGCGCACCGCCCCGCTGATCGAGGTGCACATCTCCAACCCGTACACCCGGGAGGAGTTCCGGCACACCTCGGTCATCGCGGCCATCGCCAGCGGCACCGTGGCGGGCTTCGGCATCGGCTCCTACCGTCTCGCCCTGCGTGCGCTGGCCGACGAGCTGAAGGAATGA
- the nusB gene encoding transcription antitermination factor NusB produces the protein MAARSKARKRAFQILFEADQRGSTVTGVLADWIRHARTDDRQPPVSEYTMQLIEGYAERTDRIDELIATYAVGWTLDRMPVVDRNILRLGAYELIWEDAIPDAVVLDECVQLAREFSTDESPAFINGLLGRLKELKPTLRHDTTPS, from the coding sequence GTGGCAGCTCGCAGCAAGGCCCGTAAGCGTGCCTTCCAGATCCTCTTCGAGGCCGACCAGCGTGGCAGCACTGTCACGGGCGTCCTCGCGGACTGGATCAGGCACGCGCGGACCGACGACCGCCAGCCCCCCGTCAGCGAGTACACGATGCAGCTGATCGAGGGGTACGCCGAGCGTACGGACCGTATTGATGAGCTGATCGCCACCTATGCGGTCGGCTGGACCCTCGACCGGATGCCGGTCGTGGACCGCAACATTCTGCGGCTCGGCGCCTACGAGCTGATCTGGGAGGACGCCATTCCGGACGCCGTGGTGCTGGATGAGTGTGTGCAGCTGGCCAGGGAATTCTCCACGGACGAATCCCCAGCCTTCATCAACGGCCTCCTCGGCCGCCTGAAGGAACTGAAACCAACCCTCCGCCACGACACCACCCCTTCTTGA
- the pyrR gene encoding bifunctional pyr operon transcriptional regulator/uracil phosphoribosyltransferase PyrR has translation MDSNSSTPARPVLEAPDIARVLTRIAHEIVERAKGADDVVLLGIPTRGVHLAHRLAGKLEEITTRPTPVGSLDITMYRDDLRLGPARTLARTDIPGDGIDGRLVILVDDVLFSGRTIRAALDALNDIGRPRAVQLAVLVDRGHRELPIRADYVGKNLPTSLRETVRVQLDEEDGRDGVLLGERSEVGVPPAEGRESETTPVGEQ, from the coding sequence ATGGACAGCAACAGCTCCACTCCGGCGCGCCCCGTGCTCGAGGCTCCGGATATCGCACGGGTCCTGACCCGTATCGCCCACGAGATCGTCGAGCGTGCCAAAGGCGCCGACGATGTAGTGCTGCTCGGCATCCCCACCCGAGGTGTTCACCTCGCCCATCGGCTGGCCGGCAAGCTCGAAGAGATCACCACACGACCCACGCCGGTCGGCTCACTCGACATCACCATGTACCGCGACGATCTGCGTCTCGGTCCAGCCCGCACCCTCGCCCGTACCGACATCCCGGGTGACGGCATCGACGGCCGGCTGGTGATTCTCGTTGACGATGTGCTCTTCTCCGGCCGCACCATCCGCGCCGCGCTTGACGCCCTGAACGACATCGGTCGCCCGCGCGCCGTGCAGCTGGCCGTTCTTGTCGACCGTGGCCACCGCGAACTGCCCATCCGCGCCGACTATGTCGGCAAGAACCTGCCCACGTCCCTGCGGGAGACAGTCAGGGTCCAGCTCGATGAGGAAGACGGCCGCGATGGCGTGCTGCTCGGCGAGCGAAGCGAGGTGGGGGTCCCCCCGGCCGAAGGCCGGGAGAGCGAAACCACCCCGGTCGGCGAGCAGTAG
- the aroB gene encoding 3-dehydroquinate synthase gives MTTSATTRITVGGSAGTAPYDVLIGRQLLGELPGLIGKAAQRVAVLHPEALAETGEVLREDLAAQGYEAIAIQLPNAEESKTVEVAAYCWKALGQTGFTRTDVIVGVGGGATTDVAGFVAATWLRGVRWIALPTTVLGMVDAAVGGKTGINTAEGKNLVGAFHPPAGVLCDLAALDSLPVHDYVSGLAEIIKAGFIADPVILDLIEEDPQAARTPAGPHTAELIERSIKVKAEVVSSDLKESGLREILNYGHTLAHAIEKNERYEWRHGAAVAVGMVFAAELGRIAGRLDDATADRHRTVLESVGLPITYRGDQWPKLLETMKVDKKTRGDRLRFIVLDGLARPTVLEGPDPAMLLAAHAEIAA, from the coding sequence ATGACCACTTCAGCCACCACCCGGATCACCGTCGGCGGCAGCGCGGGCACCGCGCCCTATGACGTCCTCATCGGGCGGCAGCTGCTCGGTGAACTCCCCGGCCTCATCGGCAAGGCAGCCCAGCGCGTGGCCGTGCTGCACCCCGAAGCCCTCGCCGAGACCGGCGAGGTACTCCGCGAGGACCTGGCCGCACAGGGCTATGAGGCCATCGCCATCCAGCTGCCCAACGCGGAGGAGTCCAAGACCGTCGAGGTCGCCGCCTACTGCTGGAAGGCGCTTGGCCAGACCGGTTTCACCCGTACCGATGTGATCGTCGGTGTCGGCGGCGGAGCGACCACCGATGTCGCGGGTTTTGTCGCCGCCACCTGGCTGCGCGGGGTGCGCTGGATCGCCCTGCCCACCACCGTGCTCGGTATGGTCGACGCCGCGGTGGGCGGCAAGACCGGCATCAACACCGCCGAGGGCAAGAACCTGGTGGGTGCCTTCCACCCGCCAGCCGGGGTGCTGTGCGACCTCGCCGCCCTGGACTCGCTGCCCGTGCATGACTATGTGAGCGGACTCGCCGAGATCATCAAGGCGGGCTTTATCGCCGACCCCGTCATCCTCGATCTCATCGAGGAAGACCCCCAGGCGGCCCGTACCCCCGCCGGTCCGCACACCGCCGAGCTCATCGAGCGTTCCATCAAGGTCAAGGCCGAGGTCGTCTCCAGCGACCTCAAGGAGTCCGGGCTCCGCGAGATCCTCAACTACGGGCACACCCTCGCCCACGCCATCGAGAAGAACGAGCGCTATGAGTGGCGGCACGGTGCCGCCGTCGCCGTCGGCATGGTCTTCGCCGCCGAACTCGGCCGTATCGCCGGACGGTTGGACGATGCCACCGCCGACCGGCACCGCACGGTGCTGGAGTCGGTCGGGCTGCCCATCACCTACCGCGGCGACCAGTGGCCCAAGCTCCTGGAGACCATGAAGGTCGACAAGAAGACCCGCGGCGACCGGCTGCGTTTCATCGTCCTCGACGGCCTCGCCAGGCCGACGGTCCTGGAAGGCCCCGACCCGGCCATGCTGCTCGCCGCACACGCGGAGATCGCCGCATGA
- a CDS encoding AAA family ATPase codes for MQHHGAQPPVPRPDSVQGHPHGHPPQPAQPPAAPGWTGPAAPASLPQPPAAETTGHIQLPPGGPVQIPSPAADPASLDAAQAAVAVLLIGPAGAGKTTVARHWAGRRRVPTAHISLDDVREWVRSGFADPQSGWNDHSEAQYRLARRTCGFAARNFLANHISCILDDAVFPDRPVVGLGGWKRHVGPGLIPVVLLPGLEIVLERNAERTGNRRLTDEEVARIHGRMAGWYGSGLPIIDNSRHDVETTARMLDEVVARSLASPPSW; via the coding sequence ATGCAGCACCACGGGGCGCAGCCGCCCGTCCCTCGCCCCGACTCCGTCCAGGGGCACCCCCACGGCCACCCGCCGCAGCCAGCGCAGCCGCCCGCGGCCCCCGGCTGGACCGGTCCGGCAGCCCCGGCCTCCCTTCCCCAGCCGCCGGCCGCCGAGACGACCGGCCACATCCAGCTGCCGCCCGGCGGCCCGGTGCAGATACCTTCCCCCGCCGCTGACCCGGCCTCCCTGGACGCCGCCCAGGCGGCCGTCGCGGTGCTGCTCATCGGGCCGGCCGGCGCGGGCAAAACCACCGTGGCCCGGCACTGGGCCGGACGCCGCCGCGTCCCCACCGCGCACATCAGCCTCGACGATGTCCGGGAGTGGGTCCGCTCCGGCTTCGCCGACCCCCAGTCGGGCTGGAACGACCACTCGGAGGCCCAGTACCGGCTGGCCCGTCGCACCTGCGGCTTCGCCGCCCGTAACTTCCTGGCCAACCACATCTCCTGCATCCTCGACGACGCCGTCTTCCCCGACCGCCCCGTCGTCGGCCTGGGCGGCTGGAAGCGCCATGTGGGCCCCGGTCTGATTCCTGTGGTGCTGCTGCCCGGGCTGGAGATCGTCCTGGAGCGCAACGCCGAGCGCACCGGCAACCGTCGCCTCACGGACGAGGAAGTGGCCCGGATCCACGGCCGGATGGCGGGCTGGTACGGCTCCGGGCTGCCCATCATCGACAACTCCCGGCACGACGTGGAGACCACCGCCCGGATGCTTGACGAGGTCGTCGCCCGCAGCCTCGCCAGCCCGCCGAGCTGGTAG
- a CDS encoding aminopeptidase P family protein: MSEVHLARRSRLRDRCAANAVGGSTAVLVSSPANIRYLTGCAPRGAALLLGADGRDTLLTLPDPAAGPQGLPEPADELRALILPGADGDPAVAAAELAANTGSGVLAVEEHHLTVARHRALASVAPRLRLVDLGGAVEQQRLIKDDEEIAALRIAAEITDQALGELLESILVGRTERHLALELERRLIDHGADGPAFPTSVATGRHSGLPAHTPTDRRVEEGDFLSVRLGARYGGYRCQIGRTFVIGTAPADWQVNLYNVVFAAQRAGREALVPGTECRAVDRAARQVLDAAGYGEALGARIGHGVGLEIGEDPRLSPAAMGKLDACVPVTVEPGVHLPGRGGVRIDDTLVVRPPADGGPELLTITTKELLAL; the protein is encoded by the coding sequence ATGTCCGAGGTGCACCTGGCCCGCCGCTCCCGCCTCCGCGACCGCTGCGCGGCGAACGCGGTGGGCGGCAGCACGGCCGTGTTGGTCTCCAGCCCCGCCAACATCCGCTATCTCACCGGCTGCGCCCCGCGGGGCGCAGCGCTGCTGCTCGGCGCTGATGGCCGGGACACCCTGCTGACCCTGCCGGATCCCGCCGCCGGGCCACAGGGCCTGCCCGAACCCGCCGATGAGCTGCGCGCCCTCATCCTGCCCGGTGCGGACGGCGATCCGGCGGTGGCCGCCGCCGAACTGGCGGCGAACACGGGCAGCGGAGTGCTGGCCGTCGAGGAGCACCACCTCACCGTGGCCCGGCACCGGGCGCTGGCATCGGTGGCGCCCCGGCTGCGGCTGGTGGACCTCGGCGGCGCTGTGGAGCAGCAGCGCCTCATCAAGGATGACGAGGAGATCGCCGCCCTGCGGATCGCCGCGGAGATCACCGACCAGGCGCTGGGCGAGCTCCTGGAATCCATCCTGGTGGGCCGTACCGAGCGCCATCTCGCGCTGGAGCTGGAGCGCCGACTGATCGACCACGGCGCCGACGGCCCGGCCTTCCCCACCTCAGTGGCCACCGGACGGCACTCCGGGCTTCCCGCGCATACACCGACCGACCGCCGGGTGGAGGAGGGCGACTTCCTCTCTGTCCGGCTCGGTGCGCGCTACGGCGGCTACCGCTGCCAGATCGGCCGTACGTTCGTGATCGGCACCGCTCCCGCCGACTGGCAGGTCAACCTCTACAACGTGGTGTTCGCCGCGCAGCGGGCGGGCCGGGAAGCCCTCGTTCCGGGTACCGAGTGCCGTGCTGTGGACCGTGCCGCGCGGCAAGTGCTGGACGCCGCCGGGTATGGTGAGGCACTTGGCGCCCGCATCGGGCACGGTGTCGGGCTCGAAATCGGTGAGGACCCTCGGCTGTCACCTGCGGCCATGGGTAAACTGGACGCTTGTGTGCCGGTCACCGTCGAACCGGGGGTCCACCTCCCGGGTCGGGGCGGCGTCCGGATTGATGACACACTCGTCGTCCGCCCACCGGCAGACGGCGGGCCCGAGCTACTTACCATCACGACCAAAGAGCTGCTCGCCCTCTAG
- a CDS encoding dihydroorotase, with protein sequence MSKILIRGAKVLDGEPQDVLIDGETITEVGAALSATGARVIEADGQILLPGLVDLHTHLREPGREDSETVLTGTRAAAVGGYTSVHAMANTFPVADTAGVVEQVWRLGRESGYCDVQPVGAVTVGLEGKKLAELGAMHDSAAGVKVFSDDGKCVDDAVIMRRALEYVKAFDGLIAQHAQEPRLTEGAQMNEGIVSAELGLGGWPAVAEESIISRDVLLAAHVGSRVHICHLSTAGSVEIVRWAKSKGWNVTAEVTPHHLLLTDELVRSYNPVYKVNPPLRTEADVMALREALADGTIDCVATDHAPHPHEDKDCEWGAAAMGMVGLETALSVVQHTMVETGLLDWAQVADRMSFRPARIGRLTGQGRPVSAGEPANLTLVDSAYRGQVDPAGFASRSRNTPYQGRELPGRVTHTFLRGRATVVDGKLA encoded by the coding sequence ATGAGCAAGATCCTGATCCGCGGGGCGAAGGTACTCGACGGCGAGCCGCAGGACGTTCTGATCGATGGCGAGACCATCACCGAGGTGGGTGCCGCACTCTCCGCCACAGGTGCCCGGGTCATCGAGGCGGACGGCCAGATCCTGCTGCCGGGCCTGGTCGATCTGCACACCCATCTGCGCGAGCCGGGCCGCGAGGACTCCGAGACCGTACTCACCGGCACCCGGGCCGCCGCCGTCGGTGGCTACACCTCCGTGCACGCCATGGCCAACACCTTTCCCGTCGCTGACACCGCCGGAGTTGTCGAGCAGGTCTGGCGGCTCGGCAGGGAATCCGGCTACTGCGACGTCCAGCCGGTCGGTGCCGTCACCGTCGGCCTGGAGGGCAAGAAGCTCGCCGAGCTGGGCGCGATGCATGACTCGGCGGCGGGCGTCAAGGTCTTCTCCGACGACGGCAAGTGTGTCGACGACGCCGTGATCATGCGCCGCGCCCTGGAGTACGTCAAGGCCTTCGACGGCCTGATCGCCCAGCACGCCCAGGAGCCGCGGCTGACCGAGGGCGCTCAGATGAACGAGGGCATCGTCTCCGCCGAGCTGGGCCTGGGCGGCTGGCCCGCGGTCGCCGAGGAGTCGATCATCTCCCGCGATGTGCTGCTCGCCGCGCATGTCGGTTCCCGGGTGCACATCTGCCACCTGTCCACCGCCGGATCTGTGGAGATCGTCCGCTGGGCCAAGTCCAAGGGGTGGAACGTCACCGCCGAGGTCACCCCGCACCACCTGCTGCTCACCGATGAGCTCGTACGGTCCTACAACCCCGTCTACAAGGTGAACCCGCCGCTGCGTACCGAGGCCGACGTCATGGCCCTGCGCGAGGCGCTGGCCGACGGCACCATCGACTGCGTCGCCACCGACCATGCCCCGCACCCGCATGAGGACAAGGACTGCGAGTGGGGCGCCGCCGCCATGGGCATGGTGGGCCTGGAGACCGCGCTCTCCGTCGTTCAGCACACCATGGTCGAGACCGGTCTGCTCGACTGGGCGCAGGTCGCCGACCGGATGTCCTTCCGGCCGGCCCGGATCGGCCGCCTCACCGGCCAGGGCCGCCCCGTCTCGGCTGGTGAGCCCGCCAACCTCACCCTGGTCGATTCGGCATACCGTGGTCAGGTGGACCCTGCGGGCTTCGCCTCCCGCAGCCGCAATACCCCCTATCAGGGACGCGAGCTGCCGGGCCGCGTCACACACACCTTCCTGCGGGGCCGGGCAACGGTCGTGGATGGGAAGCTGGCGTGA
- the efp gene encoding elongation factor P, producing the protein MATTNDLKNGMVLKLEGGQLWSVVEFQHVKPGKGPAFVRTKLKNVLSGKIVDKTFNAGTKVETATVDRRTMQFSYMDGEYFVFMDMDTYDQLHVEPKVVGDAANYLIEGFEATVAMYEGNPLSVELPAAVELTIEHTEPGVQGDRSTGGTKPAKLETGYEIGVPLFITTGEKIKVDTRSGDYLGRVTS; encoded by the coding sequence GTGGCCACCACGAACGACCTCAAGAACGGCATGGTGCTCAAGCTCGAGGGGGGCCAGCTCTGGTCCGTTGTCGAGTTCCAGCACGTCAAGCCCGGTAAGGGCCCTGCCTTCGTGCGCACCAAGCTGAAGAACGTACTGTCCGGCAAGATCGTCGACAAGACCTTCAACGCCGGCACGAAGGTCGAGACGGCCACCGTGGACCGCCGCACCATGCAGTTCTCGTACATGGACGGCGAGTACTTCGTCTTTATGGACATGGACACCTACGACCAGCTCCATGTGGAGCCGAAGGTCGTCGGCGATGCCGCCAACTACCTGATCGAGGGCTTTGAGGCCACGGTGGCGATGTACGAGGGCAACCCGCTCTCCGTCGAGCTGCCCGCGGCCGTCGAGCTCACCATCGAGCACACCGAGCCGGGCGTCCAGGGCGACCGCTCCACCGGCGGCACCAAGCCCGCCAAGCTGGAGACCGGTTACGAGATCGGTGTGCCGCTCTTCATCACCACCGGTGAGAAGATCAAGGTCGACACCCGTTCCGGCGATTACCTCGGCCGGGTGACCAGCTAA
- a CDS encoding aspartate carbamoyltransferase catalytic subunit: MKRHLISAADLTRDDAVLILDTAEEMARLADRPIKKLPTLRGRTIVNLFFEDSTRTRISFEAAAKRLSADVISFSAKGSSVSKGESLKDTALTLEAMGADAVVIRHHDSGAPHRLATSGWIGGSVVNAGDGTHEHPTQALLDAFTMRRHLGQGTGSDLAGRRVTIVGDILHSRVARSNVHLLSALGADVTLVAPPTLVPIGVGHWPCEVSYDLDSVLAKSDAVMMLRVQRERMNAAFFPTEREYARRYGLDGERMARMPEHAIVMHPGPMNRGMEITADVADSPRCTAVEQVTNGVSIRMAVFYLLLGGAEPAVSEPAAPALTRTEESS, encoded by the coding sequence ATGAAGCGCCACCTCATCTCGGCCGCCGACCTCACTCGCGATGACGCCGTCCTGATCCTCGACACCGCCGAGGAGATGGCCCGGCTCGCCGACCGGCCGATCAAGAAGCTGCCGACCCTGCGCGGCCGCACCATCGTCAACCTCTTCTTCGAGGACTCCACCCGGACCCGGATCTCCTTCGAAGCCGCGGCCAAGCGGCTCTCCGCCGATGTCATCTCCTTCTCCGCCAAGGGCTCGTCGGTCTCCAAGGGCGAATCCCTCAAGGACACCGCGCTCACCCTGGAGGCGATGGGCGCCGACGCCGTCGTCATCCGGCACCATGACTCCGGCGCCCCGCACCGGCTGGCCACCTCGGGCTGGATCGGCGGCTCCGTCGTCAACGCCGGCGACGGCACCCATGAACACCCCACCCAGGCACTGCTCGACGCCTTCACCATGCGCCGCCATCTGGGCCAGGGCACCGGCAGCGACCTCGCCGGGCGGCGCGTCACCATCGTCGGCGACATCCTGCACAGCCGGGTCGCCCGCTCCAATGTCCATCTGCTGAGCGCGCTCGGTGCCGATGTCACCCTGGTCGCCCCGCCGACCCTGGTGCCCATCGGAGTCGGACACTGGCCCTGCGAGGTGTCGTACGACCTCGACTCCGTCCTCGCCAAGTCCGATGCGGTGATGATGCTGCGCGTCCAGCGCGAGCGGATGAACGCCGCCTTCTTCCCCACCGAGCGCGAGTATGCCCGCCGCTACGGCCTCGACGGTGAGCGGATGGCCCGGATGCCCGAGCACGCCATCGTCATGCACCCGGGTCCGATGAACCGCGGCATGGAGATCACCGCCGATGTCGCCGACTCGCCGCGCTGTACGGCCGTCGAGCAGGTGACCAACGGCGTCAGTATCCGGATGGCCGTCTTCTATCTGCTGCTCGGCGGCGCCGAGCCCGCCGTGAGCGAGCCCGCCGCCCCGGCTCTTACTCGTACCGAGGAGAGCAGTTGA
- the bldD gene encoding transcriptional regulator BldD, giving the protein MSSEYAKQLGAKLRAIRTQQGLSLHGVEEKSQGRWKAVVVGSYERGDRAVTVQRLAELADFYGVPVQELLPGTTPGGAAEPPPKLVLDLERLSHVPSDKAGPLQRYAATIQSQRGDYNGKVLSIRQDDLRTLAVIYDQSPSVLTEQLISWGVLDADARRAVSHEEV; this is encoded by the coding sequence ATGTCCAGCGAATACGCCAAACAGCTCGGAGCCAAGCTCCGTGCCATCCGCACCCAGCAGGGCCTCTCCCTCCACGGTGTCGAGGAGAAGTCCCAGGGCCGCTGGAAGGCGGTCGTGGTGGGCTCGTACGAGCGTGGCGACCGTGCGGTGACCGTACAGCGTCTCGCCGAGCTGGCGGACTTCTACGGCGTCCCGGTGCAGGAGCTGCTGCCGGGCACCACCCCTGGCGGGGCCGCCGAGCCGCCGCCGAAGCTGGTCCTCGATCTGGAGCGGCTGTCGCACGTTCCGTCCGACAAGGCGGGCCCGTTGCAGCGGTACGCGGCGACGATCCAGAGCCAGCGCGGTGACTACAACGGCAAGGTGCTGTCGATCCGCCAGGACGATCTGCGCACGCTCGCCGTCATCTATGACCAGTCGCCGTCGGTCCTCACCGAGCAGCTGATCAGCTGGGGGGTGCTTGACGCGGATGCGCGTCGGGCGGTCTCCCATGAGGAGGTCTGA